A genome region from candidate division KSB1 bacterium includes the following:
- a CDS encoding DUF1080 domain-containing protein: MKKLLILALAIGVLNSITCRHDAEKQEWISLFNGVNLDGWTMKFSGCELNENYLNTFRVEDSLLKVCYDEYELFENRYGHLFYQEPFSHYRLRLEYRFTGEKLPDSPWWTENNSGVMIHAQAPETMPFIADPTDENLDLLVHFPLSIECQLLGEAVTANACQIGTIIDINGAKAPERNMNSNSKAYPADQWVQLEVAVYGDSIVHHMVQGDTVLTYTNLRRADDGRPLSEGYIALQAESQPLEFRKIELLKIPH; the protein is encoded by the coding sequence TGATGCTGAAAAACAGGAATGGATTTCGCTTTTCAACGGCGTCAACCTTGACGGCTGGACCATGAAATTCAGCGGCTGCGAGTTGAACGAAAACTATTTGAACACATTCCGGGTCGAGGACAGTCTTCTCAAGGTATGTTATGACGAGTATGAATTGTTCGAGAACCGATACGGACATCTTTTTTATCAAGAACCGTTTTCTCACTACCGCTTGAGATTAGAGTACCGTTTTACCGGTGAAAAGCTGCCCGACAGTCCCTGGTGGACCGAAAATAACAGCGGTGTGATGATTCATGCGCAGGCGCCGGAAACCATGCCGTTCATTGCAGACCCCACGGATGAAAATCTGGACCTTCTCGTGCATTTCCCCCTCTCTATCGAATGTCAATTATTGGGCGAGGCGGTCACGGCAAATGCCTGTCAAATCGGGACTATTATTGATATCAATGGTGCAAAAGCCCCGGAGCGGAACATGAACTCGAACTCGAAAGCCTATCCCGCCGATCAGTGGGTGCAACTGGAAGTGGCGGTGTACGGCGATTCGATTGTTCATCACATGGTGCAAGGCGACACGGTGTTGACCTATACCAATCTCAGACGCGCGGACGACGGCAGACCGCTGTCCGAGGGGTACATTGCCTTGCAGGCCGAAAGTCAACCGCTTGAATTCCGAAAAATAGAGTTGTTAAAAATACCGCATTGA
- a CDS encoding NAD(P)-dependent alcohol dehydrogenase, producing the protein MKAVICARYGPPDVLKITQVEKPVPNNNEVLIKTAAATAHIGDTRIRRADPFPVRLAFGLFKPKKNLIPGMEIAGIIESVGNNVAAFKPGDAVFAFTGFGLGGYAEYRCLPVKNGNPERNGLIALKPGNLSCDKRPAVPAGALTALKNLQKADIRKGQSILINGASGSLGTYAIQLAKYYGANVTAVCSAGNFELVLSLGADKVIDYTREDFTKTGDRYDVVYDAVMKSSRRRCKPILKTNGVFLNNSHLEKMTENDLLFLKDLIEQNKLRPVLDRTYSLNDIVEAHRYVDQGHKRGNVAITICE; encoded by the coding sequence ATGAAAGCCGTTATATGCGCCCGCTACGGTCCGCCGGATGTCCTGAAAATCACACAGGTGGAAAAACCGGTCCCGAACAACAACGAAGTATTGATCAAAACAGCCGCCGCCACCGCCCATATCGGCGACACCCGTATCCGCCGGGCCGATCCGTTTCCGGTGCGGCTGGCCTTTGGATTGTTCAAACCGAAAAAGAATCTGATTCCCGGCATGGAAATCGCCGGGATCATTGAATCCGTCGGCAACAACGTGGCCGCATTCAAACCGGGAGATGCGGTGTTTGCCTTTACCGGATTCGGGCTGGGCGGATATGCCGAATACCGCTGCCTGCCCGTGAAAAACGGAAATCCGGAACGAAACGGACTGATTGCCCTGAAACCCGGAAATCTCTCCTGCGACAAGCGGCCTGCGGTTCCGGCCGGCGCCCTGACAGCATTGAAAAACCTGCAAAAAGCCGATATCCGCAAGGGACAAAGCATCCTCATCAACGGCGCCTCCGGCAGTCTCGGCACCTATGCGATTCAGCTGGCCAAATATTATGGCGCCAATGTCACGGCAGTGTGCAGCGCCGGGAATTTTGAGCTGGTTCTATCCCTGGGAGCGGATAAAGTCATTGATTATACCCGTGAGGATTTTACCAAAACCGGCGACCGATACGATGTGGTCTATGACGCTGTGATGAAATCCAGTCGCCGCCGCTGCAAACCCATATTGAAAACGAACGGGGTGTTTCTCAATAATTCGCATCTTGAAAAAATGACGGAAAACGATCTGCTGTTTCTCAAAGACCTGATCGAGCAGAACAAACTCAGGCCCGTTCTGGACCGGACGTATTCCCTGAATGACATAGTCGAGGCTCACCGCTATGTGGATCAGGGGCATAAGAGAGGCAATGTTGCAATTACCATTTGTGAGTAG
- a CDS encoding plasmid pRiA4b ORF-3 family protein has translation MNKKEKIIYEYDFGDGWEHDIVLEKILAFDEDTQYPVCLDGEMNCPPEDCGGAFGYSDMLDILKDPDHKEYESTIEWLGGEFDPKYFDKESQ, from the coding sequence ATTAACAAAAAAGAGAAAATCATTTACGAGTATGACTTTGGCGATGGCTGGGAACATGATATTGTTCTGGAAAAGATACTTGCCTTTGATGAAGACACCCAATATCCTGTCTGTCTGGACGGTGAGATGAATTGTCCGCCGGAGGATTGCGGGGGTGCATTCGGTTATTCTGACATGCTGGACATCCTCAAAGATCCTGATCATAAAGAATATGAAAGCACCATTGAATGGCTGGGAGGGGAATTTGATCCCAAGTATTTTGATAAAGAAAGTCAATAA
- a CDS encoding family 16 glycoside hydrolase translates to MKTNNMIAAMRFVQRMDIRGALKIDHLILYIAIHLILFSALTVTGQPAPLSDYRWTLIKAENEDKVTGRHENAFVEYQGKFYLLGGRGVNPVNVFDPQTHSWKAKGKSPLEIHHFQAVVYGDAVYLMGAMTGGYPREHPLQHIWMYYPQTDTWKQGAEIPENRRRGGAGAVLYNDKIYLVGGIKFGHTSGTTNSFDSYDLKTGEWDILTDAPHIRDHFPAVVVDDKLYCIGGRNTSVHHPDNFGAFFSATVPQVDYYDFKEEKWFTLKEPLPVPTAAGGMVSIGTNLIYMGGEASQAQAYNQTQCLDLSTGTWTQLAPLSIGRHGSSAILYENNIYTAAGSPNKGGGNMTSIEVFSADHEWQSLFNGETLDGWQVKCREKDKDQTFWSVDDGAIYCNSLGSTDHGYVWLQNEKEYSDFELRLKFKVSRQHRGNSGVQIRSRYDDKAVVDEGGQAGWLDGPQVDIEPQNPWRNGFIYDETRDTRRWIHPSLPDWKIDKETYAPKRVIYYWEDEETGWNDMTIICRGTHIKTRVNNVVVSDYDGAGVLDDNAHQKYKVGMRGHIALQLHKNSQNKIWFKDIELRELK, encoded by the coding sequence ATGAAAACAAACAATATGATCGCCGCCATGCGGTTCGTGCAACGGATGGACATTCGCGGCGCTTTAAAGATCGATCACCTGATTTTATATATTGCAATTCACCTCATCTTGTTTTCCGCGTTGACCGTTACAGGTCAGCCTGCTCCTCTATCGGATTACCGCTGGACGCTCATCAAGGCCGAGAATGAGGACAAGGTCACCGGACGGCACGAAAACGCGTTTGTCGAATACCAGGGCAAATTTTATCTACTGGGAGGTCGGGGCGTGAATCCGGTCAATGTTTTCGATCCCCAAACCCATTCCTGGAAAGCCAAAGGCAAATCGCCCCTGGAAATTCATCACTTTCAGGCGGTGGTTTACGGCGATGCCGTCTATTTGATGGGAGCCATGACCGGCGGCTATCCCAGGGAACACCCCCTGCAACATATCTGGATGTATTACCCGCAGACCGATACCTGGAAACAAGGCGCGGAGATTCCGGAAAACCGGCGCAGAGGCGGCGCCGGCGCGGTTCTTTACAACGATAAAATTTATCTGGTGGGCGGCATCAAGTTCGGGCATACCAGCGGCACGACCAACTCTTTCGATAGCTACGACTTGAAAACCGGCGAGTGGGACATCCTGACCGACGCGCCGCATATCCGTGATCATTTCCCGGCGGTTGTGGTGGATGACAAACTGTATTGCATCGGCGGCAGAAACACCAGTGTGCATCATCCGGATAATTTCGGCGCCTTTTTCAGCGCCACTGTCCCGCAGGTGGATTATTACGATTTTAAAGAGGAAAAATGGTTCACCCTGAAAGAGCCTCTGCCGGTTCCCACCGCGGCCGGCGGCATGGTCAGTATCGGCACGAACCTGATTTATATGGGCGGCGAGGCCAGCCAGGCCCAGGCCTATAACCAAACCCAGTGTCTTGATCTCAGCACGGGCACATGGACACAGCTAGCGCCGCTGTCGATCGGCAGACATGGCAGCAGCGCCATTTTATACGAGAATAATATTTACACGGCCGCCGGAAGCCCCAATAAAGGCGGCGGCAACATGACCTCTATCGAAGTTTTTTCGGCTGATCACGAGTGGCAAAGCCTCTTTAACGGCGAAACGCTCGACGGCTGGCAGGTCAAATGCCGGGAAAAAGATAAAGATCAAACGTTTTGGTCGGTGGATGACGGCGCCATCTATTGCAATTCTCTGGGAAGCACGGATCATGGCTATGTGTGGCTGCAAAATGAAAAAGAATACAGCGATTTTGAATTGCGGTTAAAATTCAAAGTCTCGCGCCAACACCGTGGGAATTCCGGCGTCCAGATTCGCAGCCGCTACGATGATAAAGCGGTTGTGGATGAAGGCGGCCAGGCCGGCTGGCTCGATGGGCCGCAGGTGGATATTGAGCCGCAAAATCCATGGCGCAATGGTTTTATTTATGACGAAACGCGCGACACCCGCCGGTGGATTCACCCGTCCCTGCCCGACTGGAAAATTGACAAGGAAACGTATGCGCCTAAAAGAGTGATTTACTACTGGGAAGACGAAGAAACCGGGTGGAACGATATGACGATTATTTGCCGGGGGACGCACATTAAAACCCGGGTCAATAATGTGGTGGTATCGGATTACGACGGCGCCGGCGTTCTGGATGACAATGCGCACCAAAAGTACAAGGTGGGCATGCGCGGACATATTGCGCTGCAACTGCATAAAAATTCGCAAAATAAAATCTGGTTCAAAGATATTGAACTGCGGGAGCTGAAATAG
- a CDS encoding ThuA domain-containing protein, with the protein MKKYLYLILICIFYTSVNDAKAQVDNRFRQPHSRNQFEVLVYTSPDHWHNLTEPVAMLEFQDMAQRHAFGLTWTALNSRFNDEALAQFDVIVFLQSTVRDLSQEQLKSFKKFIRNGGGFVGIHGTSACRDEPEWFRKLVGRVFTGHPEEQTAVLHVIHKNHPSTMHLPDKWIWTDELYSFGPELVDGLNYLVTADEATYDPDRTWGDDTRFTAMGDFHPLAWYHEFEGGRSFYTSFGHMPALFRDKNFLDHIYGGIYWAATGLGIY; encoded by the coding sequence ATGAAAAAATATCTGTACTTGATTCTTATTTGCATCTTTTATACAAGTGTAAATGACGCAAAAGCCCAGGTTGACAACCGTTTTCGACAGCCTCACAGCCGTAACCAGTTCGAGGTGTTGGTTTATACCAGTCCCGATCATTGGCATAACCTTACCGAACCGGTTGCTATGCTCGAGTTTCAGGACATGGCTCAAAGACATGCTTTTGGGCTGACCTGGACTGCCTTAAACAGTAGATTTAATGATGAGGCACTCGCTCAGTTTGATGTTATTGTTTTCCTTCAATCAACCGTTAGAGACCTTTCGCAAGAACAACTAAAAAGTTTTAAAAAATTTATACGAAATGGCGGCGGATTTGTCGGTATTCATGGCACTTCGGCTTGCCGGGATGAGCCCGAGTGGTTCAGGAAACTGGTGGGACGGGTGTTTACAGGTCATCCTGAAGAACAAACTGCGGTTTTGCATGTAATCCATAAAAATCATCCTTCAACCATGCATTTACCAGACAAATGGATTTGGACAGACGAGTTGTATTCATTCGGCCCGGAGCTCGTTGATGGTTTAAATTATCTCGTCACTGCCGATGAAGCAACCTATGACCCGGACAGAACGTGGGGCGATGATACACGATTTACGGCCATGGGCGATTTTCATCCTTTGGCCTGGTATCACGAATTTGAGGGTGGACGATCATTCTATACTTCGTTTGGGCACATGCCTGCGCTTTTCCGCGACAAAAATTTTCTCGACCATATTTATGGTGGTATTTACTGGGCTGCTACGGGCCTGGGAATTTATTAA